A segment of the Psilocybe cubensis strain MGC-MH-2018 chromosome 5, whole genome shotgun sequence genome:
ACACATACTCAACCAGAGTAATCAGTGTTTTAATGAAGAGATTCATCATCTGAAGTGTGTGGATCAGCTGAAGTCAATTCTCGTTGATGGCGGGCGGGCTCAATGGGCGGATATTTCGCCATCAGCTCGGTCTACTATCCTGCATCTCATCCATCTTCCGACAATTATGACCGTTGGTTTCATTAGAGTATCCGACGTGTCTCTTATGGAGCTTTCACCTTGCAATCTTCGCAATCTTACATTAAATGAAGCGTCGCTAAATAACAATCACGGACCTTCACACAACATCAAGTGTCATAAATTGAATTTGCACCATCCCGTGTCCATTCAAAATGTGCTCAATACTCTTCGTGAGGATAGCAGCGGTAGATCGGTTTTTAATTCCAGTGAACTCAAAAGTCTTCGCTTCTCCGTGGTCAGCAATGGCACATTACCTCTACATCGTCAACTGCTGGCTGCGATGCCTTTCCTTGAGGAGATTGAGGTACATATGTTAGGTATGATTCTGTTTTAATGGCTTCTAATGCTgttcctcttttcctttgttCAGTCAGTCTTATATCTCTTCCCAAACATTTTAAGGCACTGTATTCTACACCCTATCAGCTCTCTTGGATTCACCCTCTGCGTCATTAAAATACCTCAAAATCCGTATCGCTATCTCTGACCAATTTGGTATGACTCACCTTGTCAACGAGCTTATAAAGATTAGCGACACAGTAGGCCACATTGTCCAACATTTCAGTCTCAATGTTCTTTCTTCAATGCGACTCGGTTCAGTCACCCGACAGCCTCTTACTGAATCTATTTTCAAAGACCCAAAAAAGTGGACCGCTTTGCAACAAATATCCTTTCGAATTTATGCGCAAAATCTACCAGCTAATACTGCTAAGGACTGGGACACCGTCATGAAGCTCCAACTGCATAGCTGTACAGGGGAATTACAGGCTTTTCCATTCCATCACTAAAGCATGGACTGAACACTAtgttgaagacgatgaagttATTTGGCAAGAATTAATAAAGGGTTGAAGTGTTGCTCGTCACTCAAGAATACGACATACCTACTAATTTATGTACTATTCTATCTCAATAAATATCCCTCTCTCTGTTTTTTCTACTTATACAACTCGGGAGTACCCGTCCAATATTCAAGAGGAGTCAAAACCTGTTCATAGATTGAAGTACAGGGCCGAAGTCCCGAACCATTTTCCTCGGAGTTTGAGCAATTGTGTGCATGCGAATTACTAACTCCGCATTGTTGGTATTCTTTTTGACTCATTTCCCAACTAACATCCTTCTTAGATCTTATCGATGAGTTTGAACATCAGTCAACTGAATCCAGACATTATAATCACCATATGCATTTTGTTGCACCCAGCAGATTTGCTCTCATTTATGCAAGTAAGTCCATACCAACATCTTTTTGTTGACTGGCGGACATTGAGCAGTGCGATAGACTTGTCGTTTCATACATGATCTGGGGTCAACCGACTACGTGTGGCACAACATATCCATAGACTTACCTTTGGACGTCGACAGAAGGCTATCAGAACTATCAGCATCAGATATAAAATGTGCCGTCATTTATGCTCTGAAGCTTGATCATAATTGGAACAGGCCTATGCCCAAAGTTTCTCGAGTTAGCCTGCTAGATTTCCCAATTGAAAGCGACATGGAGGATTATGGGTATCGCATACAGCCTCTGGGGGGAAATTGGGTTGTAGCTTCGCGTTTAAAGCACTCCCACAATCCGTTATCAAGCAAATTTTTCGTATCGATTTGTTACATGCACGTCACGACGGACAAAAACATAAAGGTCGGAACAACTTGCGCCATTGCTCTTTGTCCTGAACGTGCCGACAAGTTCAGAGCTTCTTTACGGAGGAAGGATAGTATATGCATCATATCAGCTTTCAGCACAAAAAGTAACTTCGTAAGGTATACAACTTTATCAAAGTATGTTCGAGTCTCCGCGAACTCACCAAACTTTTAACCAGCTACTGGACAATATACAAGTTGGAATTACAAGAAGCTCGGTCTGCCGGTGACACAGGCAAAGCTGTATTACTGAAAGAGTATGTTCTGACAATGCGCAAGATAAAAATCTACCTTTCGGAGATTTCAGGATCCATCGCAGCAGTTTTAGGGTCTGATGCTTCCTCTAATGGCTTCCATTGGCTTCATCTTTTTAATACTGATACGAATGTTGCTCTGCGTATACGTACTCCGGAGTCTAGTGTGCGTTTTTTCTCTTATTGCTCCTCCAGAATGAATCAAGCTTGTTCTAGGTTGCAGGCGTTTGGTTGGTACCGTCGATCAGGTTCCATCTTCCATATATCATAACGATCGCCACGTATCCGGACAAATTGGCAGTGTTCGTTAGAGAAGTGCCAAGAAAAATCCTCTCAGATAAGGTGGAAAAGTCGTATCCTTCGGATAATACAAACATTCCCACTGTGAACTGGGAATCTTCGGTGGTAGACTATGAAACCACACCACTTGAGTACGCAGAGCCTTCTCCCACCTTCGAGCCTTCAAACAATTTATGGGACCTTACATCCATAAGTATCATGGCTTATACTCAGCTCGAAACCCATGCGGTCTCTGATTTCAGCGATATAGTCGATTTCTTTCGGTTTCCGATCGACACCACCAAAAGGAATGTTTACATTACCGGGTGGAAGCCTTTGTTCACGTTTGGCGGTGTCTCCAAAATGAGGCTTCATCCAGATTGTATGGGTATGACGGGGAACCGTGTGATATGGCGCTCACGCTATTGGAATTCTTCAGACCGAGATGATATTACGATGGCATACTTTCCCTCTACACTGCCGACCGTGCCCCCCATCTTAAGGCAGTTAATCCTTCCCAACTCAGGGGTTCCGTTTCATTTTACATGGTGTGATGATGGTCTGCACCTTGAAGAAGCCTCGGGACGCATATTCGTCACCGACGAGTGTTGCAAAACCTACCTTTTGGAATATGGCCCTCTCTAGCGGCAGTTCTGCAGTGGTATTTATCGCATTCTAGCTGATACAACACATGCTATGATATTGACAGAATCGGCGAATGGATTCGATGTATTACATGCTAGCCTAGTTTGTGTATAAATGTTGAATACAGTACGCCAAATTAAGCCAAGCACTTACTTCTATACATATGTTCGTAGGTCATTGGATTGTCATAACAGTATCATGTTTCTCGACTGCTTTAACGATGTCCACTATGTTCTTGAGCTGGCTTGGAGCGTACCGTCCGTATTTGGTCGGTCGTGCAAAAGCAACCTCTGCAATCTTGATCTAAGATAATGTCATTAAAATAAAGCAACTGGTCTGAGAATCATCTGATTATACCAGGATATCAGATGTCAGCCCCTTGATAGGAGACGCAGACGTGCGAAAACGATGCATCCTATACACGGTGTTGTCCAGCATAGGTACGACCGAATCACTGGTGTTCTTATTCCGAGTAAATTAACACTTGTGCACTTTTTTGAAAGCAAGGGTACGCTTACGTATACTTCCGTTTCATAGGGCCAGTCTTCGCTGCCTATAGGCACAAGCGGGCCATGTTTAGCGAGAGAAGGATCGAGAATGGCCTCTAGTTGGTGGCTGAATATTTGGGACACTTCAGCTTCCGCTGCTCTCAGAGTTGAAAGAAGTCTGTTATCACTAAGAAAAGCCACGACTGGAGTAACTAGAATCTTGTGCAGcgagatgaatggagagaGAAGGCCCAACGTATGGATGCAAGGGCTATTAATGGGCAGCCCGACTTCTTCATTGGCCTCTCTATACTGAAAAAGTGACATTGTGAGATCGCACTTTCATATCATTTAAAAAAAAGACTTACCGCGGTTTCTGCCAGACTTGCATCTGTCGGATCCCATTTCCCCCCTGGCAAAGCCGTCTGTCCAGCATGCGTCCGCAGTTGTCGCGAACGCGTTGTCAGAAGAACGCGTAGTTTTCCATCCTCCTCATACAGCAATGCAAGCACCGCGGCAATTTTTTTCAGTTGATGGCCTGATCTAGACAGCATGTGTTGGTTTTCACGGCGGGTAAGTGACGAATGTGCGACTGACGGACAGATCAGGTTGTTCCAAGGTGCTGAAATAGCTGACCAGATTGTTGATTGCCGCTGCAGACTGTTCTGAGAGGGACTTTAGAGCGTCTTTGGGTATACACGAAGTCATTGAGGTGTGGAAGAGAAAGGGATACGTGGGGGATACGAGTTGGCTACGAGTACCAGCGAGTACTGGTGTAAGCGGTACCTCGGGCCGGTCGGCAATTACATAACTAGGATTCGCTGACGAGCCTTGCTGTTCCTGCGGGCTTTTGATTCTATAAAATATGTTTTCAGATATTTTGAAGTAATACATGAAGAAAACTAATGACACGGTAAGCCTCAGTCGAAGGGAAGAAAGACTATATTGTTAACCTAATGACACGGTAAGCCTGTAGACTACGTTAGCTACTCTGTACGAACAATGGAAAAGTAAATGTACCTCAGTCGAAGGGAAGAAAGACTGAGGTACTAAGAACAGAACTGGTCCGTATATGTGAGCCTCTCGTAGCTACAGAAGTTGATGAGGGATATGGAAGGTGATGCGTTGAACGCAATAGGAAGGAGGACTACTGGATTCATGAATGAACAGGGGCTTTCGGGCCCAATGTCCCGAATGTCGAATGAGGAAAGTTATGGTATaaaaatggaaaggaaaagaaaggtggaAATAAAAGAGTGAGTGAATGTCAAGTCCGTATTCCAACAATACAAACATGCGAACTAGCAGAAGAGTATTTCTACTAGttaaaaagaaagaatataTGGCCATTGGCACAGGCTTACTTTGAGTTCAAATCTTAGGATATTTGGATTCTCCGTCACAAACTTCCAAGTGTACGGTTCCAATATTACTGTTTACCTTTTGAATGAAACAAAACTCATAGCGTCGTAGAGCAAGAATAGAAGATAAGAACTAGTACTCCCGCGTGAATCTTAGCACTCCGATTTAACTCTTCCTGCACGATAAGAAACAGATTGCAAAACAAGTGTGTTTTGCACTGGTTTAGGTTTTGATGGCAACATTCAAACTTGAAGTACGAGGTCGCCATTCCCAGAGAGTTTGTACGCGTTACAAATGAAGTCCTTCCAAACTGATGGCAACATTTGAGAGGATTCCAGAGGAATGGGGTGGGAGTCGTCGCCAGTGTGCTTGCACATATTTGGTCATTGATGGCAGGATCAAGGCATCAATGATAGCAACATTTATTCCTTATAAGGAGCGGAATCCCGGTGAGGTGCCTTCTTCTTTGTTTACCGGGAATTCCCGGTGCAGGGCAAGAAGAACCAGGACCCACAAACGTCGCACATATAAACGATGCTGGCTGGAACTCAAAGAATATTTTCTTAGCAAAGTCAACAAGACTTTCGAAGAACTGTATTGAATTTATAGTAAAATTTAGCTTGAAAATCAGCAATGTGAACGTTCTGCAATATATTGCCGGGCCCTCAAGAGGACTGAACAAGTATTGAGTCAATAAATTACTGGTAATGTTACAAATGCTAGAATACAGGGTATACAGGATACATGTTACAAGTTACAACACCAAAGTATACAAAAGGGAAATAGATAGGATAAATAATGTGTAGTCCGCATGCTGACGAGTTCCGATAGGAGGTGGGATCAATTACCACTGCTTTCGTATACTCCGACTCTGACATTGATGATCTGCGGACATAAAAATATTGGAACCTATCATCAATCATTGGACAAATTTAAGAATTCACTATGACTTACAAATGTCGTCGCGAAGCCTAGCAAAGTTCCTAGGACACATAGCCGTAGGAGGGTTATTGTGCTTGAGATTGCTCACATGAATAATCTTTGGAACACCAACGCTGACTGTGCTCTCCCCCTTTATGGGGTCTATAGGCAGGCCATATAGAGATGCAGGTCGGGTTGGAGGATTGTTCGGGTGAGAATGGGACATGGTGGCTACCCTTACGTGCCCATTTTTGTCAGGCTTTGTTAGAACGACGACTGGGTGCTGTCCAATGTTTCCCTGTCGTATGTATGTCAGTTGACGAATTTTAAAATCTCTGAATGGGATGGTGAACGTACTGTTCCAGGCGGACGTGGAAGGAAAAATTTAGGTTTCGCTTTCATGATATACCCTTCTTGGACAGAGATATACTGGTACAACGTGAATTCCTCAGAGCTGAGGTATTCACTGTCGGATGAAGATGGCGTATCAAATAACGAGTAATGCATTATTACGGGATAATCTTTAAATTGTGAAGCAATAAAAGTCATCAGTATTTTCGCTTTGCTTGCTTTAGCGGCACATACCCTAAACTTTGAGTTTCGTGTTTATAAATACACGTAGGGTATAAGTTGCAGAACAGCTTCACAAACGACGATGGTACAATGTTTTGCGGCGAGTGAAGATGGGAGACCAGCTCTGGGTCAATCTTCTCCGAAACCTAACTTAGGCTTTATACATCGACAGAAACACCAAAATTTATCGGCAACGAAGGGTTTGAGATTAACTTTTCAGGACGTCGAAAGGAGGTTGGATGTGTCAAGCATATCTGGTGCTGTCCGGCATTATTTTCTCTGACTTGATGAGCAGTTTCTCTCATTTCGCCATCTAGTGTCACGATAGCCAGCCGCAAATGTTGCATCCAAACTCTAGGCCGAATCTCCTGCACAGGAATTAATTGACTTGACGTGGAGGTTTACGCCCCGCAATGGCATGGCAGATCCTCCGAACGGATCAAGACATGAGGGCTTATAACTGCATATACCGACGCACATGGATGGTGAACGGTGGCTTTTGGAGGTGGATCGCGGTTCACATCATCAAACAGACGCTGTCAATCATTCCGGATGTCGTGCCCGTCCGAAGCATATACGGGAGGCTAAATGTTCTTCACGTATAATGAATGATGGAATGTTCCCCGCAGGAGTTCGCCTTTACTGTGATTGTGCTGTCCATGTGCTATTACTCCGACAATACCTGGCGGAGTTTATGTTTGGAAATGAAAACAAAGGTATTTACTCTATTTGTATATGATCTATGTGGTATCTGACCTTCAAGCATCGAGATAATATAGGCTAGATAAGATAGTTATTGTCCGTTGTGCGTAGCAGTGTCCAAGAACCAGAATTGAAGACCAAAAATTCGAATAATTTAGAAAATGGAGTTGATGATACCTGACCCAACAGCAGAACCTGAAAAGTATGACGTGAGTATGGATTGTGCCATTTGCATAGTCGAGCGGAATGCATACCGGCTCCGAAACCAACACCGCCAGCAGCGGAATGAGCGAGCTGCGAGTAGGAGTGTTAAGTGGCGTCCAAAGGTAGACAATTTCAACAATCTTACAGTGTTTCCTAATCCCCCTTTGAAGAAGCCCTGTTTCTTCTCGGGCTCTTGTACAGTAGTCACAGGGGCAGCGGGTGGAGGCGCGGTCTGATAAATGGGGGTCGAGTTCCCTTGTTGTGGAGGTGGTGTATAGTAGTTATTTTGTGGGGGCGGGTATGGGTTGGACGAGTAATAAGAAGGTCCATTGTTGAAGTTctgaggcggaggtggtCCACTGGGGAAGTTCTGAGGTGGGTGTGCATGGGGCTTTTCGGGGTATTGAGATCCTCCTCCAGTTGGGAATGGGTGAGCAGGAGGAGGGTCGCGAGGAAGTTTCTGAACGTATGACGATGGGAACACTCCTCCTTTGCCGTTGAGCCTACCAGTCCACCAGTCGGAATTCTTTTCGTCCGTCACCTCGATGATATCACCTGCGGCGAACGTCAGATCATTGGGTTCCTGAATATTGTTCATTGATCAACGGAATAGATTTTAAAATGATGTGTTGCGTACCCGCCCGTCCTCATTGTAAGCCCAGAGCGCTTTGGCTCTAAACAGAAATGGCGAAGGTATAGGTGGTACTGGGCGAGCAGCCAGTATATTCACGGGCGTTTTTGTCGGTGGTACTGGATTCCGCGAGTCGGTGTAAGGAGCGGGAAAAGTACGGTCCAACTCGGGGTTTGGGGCAGCAGAGACCTTGGGGAGCTTGTCGAGTATGTCCATAGCATCTGAGGGTGATATTTGCTGAGCCGAcagcaaaaaagaaatgtTTTCTCTCGTTTGAGAGACGACGTATTCAATTGCTCGATTTGTGTTCATGATGGTCGTATGTCAAGATGGCGGCAATCCAAGCGAGTTCAAGCGGCGCCGTGTTGTGACCTGTTGTGACTCTACGAGAGTGTTACCTATCTGTCACATCCCAGCCGCGTCTATTCCATTATTGCAACTGTTGGCGTCCGTTGACTTGACTCCAACTTGCCTtgcttttcccttttcttttcttttctctctccctgAATGACCCCTTGATACCTCAATATGAACGAATTCACGCCCCTGGTTAAACCACTTCAATCTCAGACCACCATTGACTCTGTTGCAAAGGAATGTCCTTCTGAAGGATTCAACGTGTGTAGTCTAGTTTTGTGGTACATTTTCCATCTAATTCTTGACAGTATCCTACATTTCGCCAACTCGCAAAAAATGCACGGCTATTTATCTCAAAACCACTGGATCCTGACGTAGCATCTTCGTATTATCGTCTATTTTCGGTCGCAAACTCAAAGGGATGGTTTGTTGCAGTGAAATCAGCGGAATCTGGTTcaggtgtgtgtgtgtgttagTTTCTGGCATTACGATCTCAACATGATGTTGCAGAACTTGTATTCTCGCCCCTTGATGAGCTTCGCTTGGCTTCCGAGGCGGCAAAAACGGACGACGAAACTCTGTTCAACCCAAAGCGAACCGTGTCGATTCCCACACGCGCCACCATTGTCGCTTTTGCATGCGGTGATACCAAGCTGTTAGTTGGTCTGGCTGACGGATCAGTGGTGGTATACGACACCTCGTCGCTTTTTACGGAAGGAACGAACGATGTCCAACCTCTGGGGAGAAACGAAATTCAGACCTCGCCGCTCCGCCAAGTCGTACCTAATCCTGGTACAGAGCCTGGTCTGAGTGACCTTGTAGCAATCGTCAGCGACGGCAAGGTGGAACTTCTCAATATGAACTTGGAGTCTCAGGGTGGTTGGGTCGCCAGCGACCTCATGTCACAACCTATCTCTGGTAAGTCGTTGTGGTTCAGTCATTTGGGAAGCATCTTATTTGTTTTACAGTGGATTGGTCTCCCAAGGGAAAACATATCGCTATTGGTCTGCAAACCGGCGACATCCTTACATTCGCTATCACGAACAAATCGACTCCCAACAAGCACATACCTCCCACTACGAATTCTGTCCTAGTGTCGTTGAATTGGCTTGGACCCGGTCACACATTCCGCACAAGCTATGCCGCACAAGACGACTCCCCTGCGCAACACATCGTCGTGCTTGATACGAAATCATCTACTGCGACCTACTTTGCCCCCGACCATCCATTCATATCGGGAGATCGAGTTAATCAGGCTGCATATGTCCTCAACTTCCCCAAATGGGACGGCGCAGAAAACCAATATCTTACCGTTGTGGGCGATCTCGCGTCAGTTGATCTAGAGATCCTGGGTAACAGTGGGAACCAGTGGTATCGTCAATCGCAGGAAAACCCGTTGACTCTCCCGTTGGACAAAGAGATGAATGACACGATTCTCCTTGCACTTGAAACCGACCTGACTGACCCCAGATACGATTCACCCATTATGTATGCATATCTCAGCGACGGTTCTCTTCAAGGCTGGTATGTCGAACACACGAAGCCATACCTGGGAATGATGAACGGCAAGAACCTGGCTGCTGTAGACACAAACTCGCAGGTACCAGTACAGTCGCAGGAGAGTGCTGCGCCTCAGGCTACAAGTGCCTTCGGTATGTCCGGCTTCGGGCAGCAGCCAGCGCAGAGTACACCAGCTTTTGGGCAAACAGGTTTTGGGCAGCAGCCATCATCCACGCCATCTGCATTCACCTCAACCGCTCCGGCCTTCGGACAATCATCCTTTGGCCAACCATCCGCATTTGGCTCTGCTTTGTCCAGTTTCGCACAACCAAGCACGACCACATCCGCATTTGGTGGCTCCAGTAGTAATAGTGGTGGCTTTGCTGCGTTTGCGGGCGGCTCCGGGGCATTTGGAAGTGGCGGTGGATTCGGCTCTGGAGGATTTTCGTCGAGTCCTTCCACAGGTGCTTTTGGTTCGaataccaccaccaacgCTTTCGGACAAGGGGGCTTTGGTTCTGCCGCTAGCAACACTCCCGCCGGTGATTCGTCATCAATGACTCGCGAAGCATCGATGTCTGACTCTACACCTGGGTTTGGAGGTTTATCATTGGGAAGCAAACATACGGCGGACGATAACGCTGTCAACAGCATGTTTGGATCTTTTTCTACGACATCGAGTTCGAGTCAACAACAATCAACGTCTAGCTTTGGTGGCAGTTCGCTTGTTAAACCTGCCACTGGATTTGGCGCGTTTGGTAATCTGCAGACTTCCAGTGCATTTTCATCGCCAAAGCCAGCCACAACTGTAAATGCCTTTGCACCCGCACCGCCATCAGCCCAAACATCTACGACATCTACAGCATCTCCTGCGTTCGGTCAGTCTGGCTTTGGACAACCAGCATTCGGGAAGCCCAGCTTCGGTGCACCCTCTGCATTTGGAGCTTTTGGGAATGCGGGTTCTCAAGCCCAAAAGCCTGCCACAACAACACCGTCCTCCGGTGGATTTGGCGCATTTGCATCGACGCCAACTTCCTTTGGATCTGCACTGGGATCAACAGCAAAGCCCGCTGAAACCAAACCTGCTAGTGGAGGATTTAGCGCGTTCGCTTCAGCTTCGCCTTCTGCGTTTGGAGCGGCAGCGGCATCACCGAAACCTGCAGAATCGAAGCCAACTACCGGAGGGTTTGGAGCATTTGCCTCGGGTGGGCCTTCTGTGTTCAGCGCGGCTGCCAAAGACAAcgcgtcctcttcttcgtctagTTCAGGGGGAGGGTTCAGCGCGTTTGCTTCTTCGGCACCTTCACCGTTTAGTCAAGCTGCCAACGATGCCACGCAAAAACCATCTTCAGGTGGCTTCAGTGCCTTTGCATCAGCTACTCCCGCATTTGGTGTACCCGCCACACCCAAGGCTGTTACCGACTCTTCATCAACAAGCACGACTCCCCCTGCTGAACCGAAACAAAGAACTACAGTATTTGGGACGCCGACTGGTGCTGCTGGCAGTAGTTCCCCTTCACCGTTCAGCGCATCCAATGTCAGGTCCTCTATCCCTAAAGGAGACGAAAGTCCAACTGGCTCACCCAAGGGCACATCGTTCGATGCTTCCCCGCCGAGTTCGCCAGAGTCGAAACCTGCTGTTCCGCCAGTATTTGCAAAGAGGGATGAAAGTTCTCCGTCGCCGTTTGGGGGCAGTGGCTCGAAATCCCCGTCGCCATTTGGCCAACCCTCATCTCCTTCGCCCTTTGGCCAACCTTCATCTCCTTCGCCGAGTGGTGGTGCCTTTG
Coding sequences within it:
- a CDS encoding Nudix hydrolase 11, with protein sequence MTSCIPKDALKSLSEQSAAAINNLVSYFSTLEQPDLSGHQLKKIAAVLALLYEEDGKLRVLLTTRSRQLRTHAGQTALPGGKWDPTDASLAETAYREANEEVGLPINSPCIHTLGLLSPFISLHKILVTPVVAFLSDNRLLSTLRAAEAEVSQIFSHQLEAILDPSLAKHGPLVPIGSEDWPYETEVYNTSDSVVPMLDNTVYRMHRFRTSASPIKGLTSDILIKIAEVAFARPTKYGRYAPSQLKNIVDIVKAVEKHDTVMTIQ
- a CDS encoding Myosin IC heavy chain; translation: MNTNRAIEYVVSQTRENISFLLSAQQISPSDAMDILDKLPKVSAAPNPELDRTFPAPYTDSRNPVPPTKTPVNILAARPVPPIPSPFLFRAKALWAYNEDGREPNDLTFAAGDIIEVTDEKNSDWWTGRLNGKGGVFPSSYVQKLPRDPPPAHPFPTGGGSQYPEKPHAHPPQNFPSGPPPPQNFNNGPSYYSSNPYPPPQNNYYTPPPQQGNSTPIYQTAPPPAAPVTTVQEPEKKQGFFKGGLGNTLAHSAAGGVGFGAGSAVGSGIINSIF